One Epidermidibacterium keratini DNA segment encodes these proteins:
- a CDS encoding MFS transporter: MSNDATPQRRTARHVVSRVAMDVRPFKIRDFRRLFYGNALTMIGAQMTIVAVGVQVYSLTKSSAMVGYTSLFALVPLIIFGLIGGALADSVDRRKLVVVSTVLTAATSVLLYLQSMAGLGSVLVIWLLVAVQSATAAIYRPSRAAMLPKIVPAHLIPAANTISSSTMSLGMILGPLIAGVIIAQAGLDWTYLVEAVLLVGALFSLLGLPSMPVERTTQRRNPFRDVWDGFVYLRTQPLLTMQFVVDLIAMIFGWPLAVFPALADGRFGEGAIGWLYAGTSIGAVLAGLLSGWISHLQRHGVAIIVSVVIWGSAIIVFAFADNLVLGLACLAFAGAADLVSASLRMTMLQVLVPDELRGRMQGTFMVVVAGGPRLGDVRLGVTAAALGPTVALWSGGVVIVVAMVLCAVLMRSFWTYRHVSAVAS, encoded by the coding sequence GTGAGCAACGACGCCACCCCGCAGCGGCGTACCGCCCGGCACGTCGTCAGCCGTGTCGCGATGGACGTGCGGCCGTTCAAGATCCGCGACTTCCGCCGGCTGTTCTACGGCAACGCGCTGACCATGATCGGCGCGCAGATGACGATCGTCGCGGTGGGCGTGCAGGTCTACTCGCTGACGAAGAGCTCGGCGATGGTCGGCTACACCTCGCTGTTTGCGCTGGTGCCGCTGATCATCTTCGGGCTGATCGGCGGTGCGCTCGCGGACTCGGTCGATCGCCGCAAGCTGGTGGTCGTCTCGACCGTGCTGACCGCGGCCACCAGTGTGCTGCTGTATCTGCAGTCCATGGCCGGGCTCGGCTCGGTTCTGGTGATCTGGCTGCTCGTCGCGGTGCAGTCGGCGACCGCAGCGATCTACCGGCCCTCGCGCGCGGCGATGCTGCCGAAGATCGTGCCGGCCCACTTGATTCCGGCGGCCAACACGATCTCCTCCAGCACGATGTCGCTCGGGATGATCCTCGGGCCGCTGATCGCCGGCGTGATCATCGCGCAGGCCGGGCTGGACTGGACCTACCTCGTCGAGGCGGTGCTGCTGGTCGGCGCGCTGTTTTCCCTACTGGGGCTGCCATCGATGCCTGTGGAGCGTACGACGCAGCGGCGCAACCCGTTCCGCGACGTGTGGGACGGCTTCGTCTACCTGCGCACGCAGCCGCTGCTGACGATGCAGTTCGTGGTCGATTTGATCGCGATGATCTTCGGCTGGCCGCTGGCGGTGTTTCCCGCGCTCGCCGACGGGCGGTTTGGCGAAGGTGCGATCGGCTGGTTGTATGCCGGGACCTCGATCGGCGCCGTACTCGCCGGGCTTCTCTCTGGGTGGATCAGTCACCTGCAGCGGCACGGGGTCGCGATCATCGTCTCGGTGGTGATCTGGGGCAGCGCGATCATCGTCTTCGCGTTTGCCGACAACCTGGTGCTCGGCCTCGCGTGTTTGGCGTTCGCCGGGGCCGCCGACCTGGTGAGCGCGTCGCTGCGCATGACGATGCTGCAGGTGCTGGTGCCCGATGAGCTACGTGGCCGAATGCAGGGCACCTTCATGGTTGTGGTCGCGGGCGGTCCGCGCCTGGGCGATGTGCGGCTCGGCGTGACCGCGGCTGCGCTCGGCCCAACGGTGGCGCTCTGGTCGGGCGGAGTGGTCATCGTCGTGGCGATGGTGCTGTGCGCCGTACTCATGCGGTCCTTCTGGACCTACCGTCACGTTTCGGCAGTCGCGAGCTGA
- a CDS encoding acyl-CoA dehydrogenase family protein: protein MDLTQSPRSQELQSKLEDFMAEHIYPAERRFYSEAERLGPWEVYPVMEELKPKAREAGLWNLWKPKAHADDGLTNLEYAPLCEVMGRSLLAPEVFNCNAPDTGNMETILRYGTDAQRQEWLEPLLAGEIRSSFAMTEPEEASSDATQIGSSIVREGDEYVINGRKWYTTGATNPRTKIIIFMGKSDPDNANAYQRQSMVLVPKDTPGVKVIRPLPVMGFYGVPDRAAEVWFDNVRVPASNVLLGEGRGFEIAQGRLGPGRIHHCMRLIGLCERVLERMCRRSQLRAPFGEPLSQQTVTMERIANARAMIEQARLLTLKAAYMMDTVGAKGAKQEIAMIKVIAPNVAQQIVDWAIQAFGGGGTSNDHFLAAAYSNARLLRLADGPDEVHRNQIAKLEIRRHDETDPQRTGGNATVLTREEAQAAADAGPWPAPTSSTSSTKS, encoded by the coding sequence ATGGATCTCACCCAGTCACCGCGAAGCCAAGAGCTGCAAAGCAAGCTCGAGGACTTCATGGCCGAGCACATCTACCCCGCCGAGCGCCGGTTCTACAGCGAGGCCGAGCGGCTCGGGCCGTGGGAGGTCTATCCGGTCATGGAAGAGCTCAAGCCCAAGGCCCGCGAGGCTGGCCTGTGGAACCTCTGGAAGCCCAAGGCGCACGCCGACGACGGGCTGACCAACCTTGAGTACGCGCCGCTGTGTGAGGTGATGGGCCGCAGCCTGCTGGCGCCCGAGGTCTTCAACTGCAACGCACCGGACACCGGCAACATGGAGACCATCCTGCGCTACGGCACCGACGCCCAGCGCCAGGAATGGCTCGAACCGCTGCTGGCTGGCGAGATCCGCTCGTCGTTTGCCATGACCGAACCTGAGGAAGCCAGCTCGGACGCGACCCAGATCGGCTCGTCGATCGTCCGCGAGGGCGACGAGTACGTCATCAACGGTCGCAAGTGGTACACGACCGGCGCGACCAACCCGCGCACCAAGATCATCATCTTCATGGGCAAGAGCGACCCGGACAACGCCAATGCCTACCAGCGCCAGTCGATGGTCCTAGTGCCCAAGGACACTCCTGGCGTCAAGGTGATCCGCCCGCTGCCGGTCATGGGCTTCTACGGTGTGCCCGACCGGGCCGCCGAAGTCTGGTTCGACAATGTCCGCGTTCCGGCCAGCAACGTGCTGCTCGGCGAGGGACGCGGCTTCGAGATCGCGCAGGGGCGCCTCGGACCCGGCCGCATCCACCACTGCATGCGCCTGATCGGCCTGTGTGAACGCGTCCTGGAGCGCATGTGCCGGCGCAGCCAGCTGCGCGCCCCGTTCGGTGAACCGCTGTCACAGCAGACCGTCACGATGGAACGCATCGCCAACGCACGGGCGATGATCGAGCAGGCCCGCCTGCTCACCCTCAAGGCCGCCTACATGATGGACACCGTCGGCGCGAAGGGCGCCAAGCAGGAGATCGCGATGATCAAGGTGATCGCGCCGAACGTCGCGCAGCAGATCGTCGACTGGGCGATTCAGGCATTCGGCGGCGGAGGCACCAGCAACGACCACTTCCTCGCCGCGGCGTACTCCAACGCTCGACTACTGCGACTGGCCGACGGTCCCGACGAGGTGCACCGCAACCAGATTGCCAAGCTCGAGATTCGCCGCCACGACGAGACCGATCCGCAGCGCACTGGCGGGAACGCCACCGTCCTCACCCGCGAGGAGGCACAGGCCGCGGCCGACGCCGGGCCGTGGCCGGCCCCAACGAGCTCGACAAGCTCGACGAAAAGCTAG
- a CDS encoding helix-turn-helix transcriptional regulator produces the protein MVMRTDDRRVELGQFLRSRRERLSPEDLGLPVTGRRRTPGLRREEVAQAAGVGVTWYTWLEQARDINVSAQVLDAICRALRLDSRERAHAFALARTVDGAADEPTCHLSSEFQMVLDQLDPYPAATFTWRFDIVAYNSAFRFLASDLDEIDPAERNLMWLFFTHPAWERFAENREMVARHMVAKFRSSAAHHLNDPVGLELRERLMSESAFFARVWNEHEVGVPDGRHKVFHTPVGLLRVTSHQLLHRENGANGWTTVYAPDDDKSAALMAQLSALADRIAV, from the coding sequence ATGGTGATGCGTACCGACGACCGACGAGTCGAGCTGGGTCAGTTCCTGCGGTCGCGACGAGAGCGATTGAGTCCGGAGGATCTCGGGCTGCCGGTGACCGGGCGCCGTCGTACTCCGGGCCTTCGCCGCGAGGAGGTCGCGCAGGCCGCAGGGGTCGGGGTCACCTGGTACACCTGGCTGGAGCAGGCCCGCGACATCAACGTCTCCGCACAGGTGCTCGATGCGATCTGCCGCGCGTTGCGGCTCGACTCGCGCGAGCGGGCGCATGCTTTCGCGCTGGCGCGCACCGTCGATGGTGCGGCGGACGAGCCGACCTGTCACCTCTCGAGCGAGTTTCAGATGGTGCTCGACCAGCTCGACCCTTATCCGGCGGCGACCTTCACCTGGCGCTTCGACATCGTCGCCTACAACAGCGCCTTCCGGTTCCTCGCCTCGGATCTGGACGAGATCGATCCGGCCGAGCGCAACCTGATGTGGCTATTCTTCACCCACCCGGCATGGGAGCGCTTTGCCGAGAACCGCGAGATGGTCGCGCGGCACATGGTGGCGAAGTTCCGGTCATCGGCCGCCCACCACCTGAATGACCCGGTGGGTCTGGAGCTGCGCGAGCGGCTCATGTCCGAGTCCGCATTCTTTGCCCGGGTGTGGAACGAACATGAGGTCGGCGTACCCGATGGGCGCCACAAGGTGTTTCACACACCGGTCGGTTTGTTGCGCGTCACCTCGCACCAGCTGCTGCACCGCGAAAACGGCGCGAACGGCTGGACCACCGTCTATGCGCCGGACGACGACAAGTCGGCCGCGTTGATGGCCCAGCTGTCCGCGCTCGCAGACCGTATCGCCGTCTAG
- a CDS encoding MFS transporter — protein MPRPAPVSEPQATSRLAPAGLAAILTAYSLPVMCFFALTVALDAIQTDLGADPAILQLIIATFGVAYASTVVLGDNIGRRRMMQIGLIAMIVGSVICALAPGAGVLLGGRLLQGIAAALLAPQVLSIIQSTTAGDERVRAMSWFGAMAGIATCAAFLIGGGLLATNLGGLGWRLIFWLNVPVAAAALLALRFVPESRGDARSHLDVSGAIMLTVAVVLFVLPLTEGRAAGWPLWTWVCLAASIPAFAIFLSAQRRAERRGTTPLLPPSILSSASMKIGLLIALAFFSVFGGFMFIFALVAAQNAHLGPLGIGLTLGPFAAAFLLTSLLSSAQASRDGVALMRRGAVLSAIGYAAYLVPALSTWPNLHGWQLAIPGALAGAGQAWLMVPLFGTVLSAVPANQAGVGSGLLLTTMQMGLGVGSALVGTIFLSTGGTGSTVAPLVIALGIVIAVLLGIAALLGRLREANTREAQLATAET, from the coding sequence ATGCCTCGCCCCGCTCCCGTGTCCGAGCCCCAGGCCACCTCTCGCCTCGCCCCCGCCGGTCTCGCCGCCATCCTGACGGCGTACTCGCTGCCAGTCATGTGCTTCTTTGCTCTCACCGTCGCGCTCGATGCCATCCAGACCGACCTCGGCGCCGACCCGGCCATCCTGCAGCTGATCATCGCGACCTTCGGCGTCGCCTACGCCAGCACCGTCGTGCTCGGCGACAACATCGGGCGGCGCCGGATGATGCAGATCGGGCTGATCGCGATGATCGTCGGCTCGGTCATCTGCGCGCTCGCACCGGGCGCCGGCGTACTGCTCGGCGGCCGGCTGCTGCAGGGCATCGCCGCGGCGCTGCTGGCACCTCAGGTGCTCTCGATCATCCAGTCCACCACCGCCGGCGACGAGCGCGTGCGCGCAATGAGCTGGTTCGGCGCCATGGCCGGCATCGCGACGTGCGCGGCCTTCCTCATCGGTGGTGGGCTGCTCGCGACGAACCTCGGCGGGCTCGGCTGGCGGCTGATCTTCTGGCTCAACGTCCCGGTGGCTGCCGCGGCGTTGCTCGCCCTGCGCTTCGTTCCCGAAAGCCGTGGCGATGCCCGCTCGCACCTGGACGTCTCGGGCGCGATCATGCTCACCGTCGCGGTCGTGCTGTTTGTCCTGCCACTCACCGAGGGCCGCGCCGCAGGCTGGCCGCTGTGGACCTGGGTCTGCCTCGCCGCAAGCATCCCGGCATTCGCGATCTTCCTGTCGGCGCAACGACGCGCAGAGCGCCGCGGCACGACCCCACTGCTGCCACCGAGCATCCTGAGCTCGGCCAGCATGAAGATCGGGCTGCTCATCGCGTTGGCCTTCTTCAGCGTCTTCGGCGGCTTCATGTTCATCTTCGCCCTGGTGGCCGCGCAAAACGCCCACCTCGGCCCGCTGGGCATCGGCCTGACGCTCGGCCCGTTTGCCGCGGCATTCCTGCTCACCTCGCTGCTGTCGAGCGCCCAGGCCAGCCGCGACGGCGTTGCTCTCATGCGCCGCGGTGCGGTCCTGTCGGCCATCGGGTACGCCGCCTACCTGGTGCCAGCCCTCTCGACCTGGCCAAACCTGCATGGCTGGCAGCTCGCGATTCCGGGCGCTCTCGCAGGGGCCGGCCAGGCCTGGCTCATGGTTCCGCTGTTTGGCACCGTGCTGTCGGCGGTGCCGGCCAATCAGGCCGGTGTCGGATCTGGGCTGCTGCTCACGACGATGCAGATGGGGCTTGGCGTCGGCTCGGCGCTCGTCGGCACCATCTTCCTCAGCACTGGCGGCACCGGTTCGACCGTGGCGCCGCTGGTCATCGCACTCGGCATCGTCATCGCCGTGCTGCTCGGCATCGCCGCACTTCTCGGTCGGCTGCGCGAGGCGAACACGCGTGAAGCTCAGCTCGCGACTGCCGAAACGTGA
- the pdxH gene encoding pyridoxamine 5'-phosphate oxidase, whose product MNDPRFDVRNARVRYELERLDETTLLADPIAQFGAWLGEAAGAGVPEPNAMVLATADAAGAPRARTVLLRGYDDGFVFFTNYDSRKGADISANPHASVCFPWVSIHRQVIIEGTVERVSAAESSAYFASRPLESQAASAISPQSQVISSLAPLIEQMDAAQREHPEGITRPEHWGGYRLTPTVVEFWQGNVGRLHDRFRYRQSAEGWACERLAP is encoded by the coding sequence ATGAACGATCCGCGCTTCGACGTACGCAACGCCCGCGTGCGTTACGAGCTCGAGCGGCTCGATGAGACCACGTTGCTCGCCGACCCGATCGCCCAGTTCGGTGCCTGGCTGGGCGAGGCGGCCGGCGCCGGGGTTCCGGAGCCCAACGCGATGGTGCTTGCGACCGCCGACGCGGCTGGCGCACCGCGGGCGCGCACTGTCCTGCTGCGCGGGTACGACGACGGCTTCGTGTTCTTCACCAACTACGACAGCCGCAAAGGTGCAGATATATCGGCAAACCCGCACGCGAGCGTGTGCTTTCCGTGGGTGTCGATCCACCGGCAGGTCATCATCGAGGGCACGGTCGAGCGGGTGAGCGCTGCCGAGTCGTCGGCGTACTTCGCGAGCCGGCCACTGGAGTCGCAAGCGGCGAGTGCGATCAGCCCGCAGTCGCAGGTGATCTCCTCGCTGGCGCCGCTGATCGAGCAGATGGACGCGGCCCAGCGCGAGCACCCGGAGGGCATCACGCGACCGGAGCACTGGGGCGGCTACCGGCTGACGCCGACTGTGGTCGAGTTCTGGCAGGGCAACGTTGGGCGACTGCACGACCGGTTCCGCTATCGGCAGAGCGCCGAGGGCTGGGCCTGCGAGCGCCTCGCCCCGTGA